The following are from one region of the Petrotoga mobilis SJ95 genome:
- the dxs gene encoding 1-deoxy-D-xylulose-5-phosphate synthase gives MTSQNTPLYNALKNMSYKELEEIAQEIRKYIFNVVYNNNGHLASNLGVVELTIALYRIFDPIEDVIIWDTSHQSYVHKLLTGRWKDFKTIREKGGISGYTNIYESPADRFGAGHAGTSIAASLGYALSDKIKNRKRNIVAVIGDGALGCGMALESLNQLNYQDVKVKIVLNDNNMAISKNVGTISQLLNNFRIKKEYTQAKEILKSSLEDSSLGKDVESVLKKVRNALKFSIYDTPASLFEELGIKYYGPVDGHDIKKMEEFLEFIKAYDEKSVILHVVTTKGKGFEETEKSPTKYHGVSKKELNKVSYSKIVGHTLSHLKDYEFLAFTGAMSDGTGLNVLQEICPDKVIDMGITEPSIVTTASALSLGGVLPVVDIYSTFMQRAFDSLIHDVALQKIPVLFLLDRAGLVGEDGPTHHGVFDIAYTRLIPNVEIWTPLNAQDLANMIYTSVIKGLKKPRFIRFPRDGETIEIQNILDNLQIVDGEWKYLKMADSRIYALAVGTISQNVYEALKDYDVNIIGVRSVKPLNEYFLEILEQRAEYIFVYEEGSLKGGFNEEIFKLRNKKIYPFGVKDEFVSHATREEQLDECDLSIKAIKENFEKIISKVKTQSSYE, from the coding sequence ATGACCTCGCAAAATACTCCTCTGTATAATGCACTTAAGAACATGAGTTACAAAGAATTAGAAGAAATAGCTCAAGAAATTCGAAAGTATATTTTTAACGTTGTATACAACAACAATGGTCATCTTGCTTCGAATTTGGGCGTTGTGGAATTAACAATTGCATTGTACAGGATATTTGACCCCATAGAAGACGTTATTATTTGGGATACCAGTCATCAATCTTACGTGCACAAACTTTTGACGGGGCGTTGGAAAGATTTCAAAACCATACGTGAAAAAGGTGGCATAAGTGGGTACACAAATATCTACGAATCACCAGCGGATAGATTCGGTGCTGGGCATGCAGGGACTTCCATAGCAGCCTCTTTGGGTTATGCACTATCTGATAAGATAAAAAACAGGAAAAGGAATATAGTTGCTGTTATTGGAGATGGAGCCTTAGGTTGTGGGATGGCTCTTGAATCGTTAAATCAGTTGAACTATCAAGATGTAAAAGTTAAAATAGTTCTAAACGATAACAACATGGCTATTTCAAAAAATGTAGGAACGATTTCCCAATTGTTGAATAATTTTAGAATAAAAAAAGAGTATACCCAAGCAAAAGAAATTTTAAAGAGTTCTTTAGAAGATTCTTCTTTGGGTAAGGATGTAGAATCAGTTTTAAAAAAAGTCAGAAACGCTTTAAAATTCTCTATTTACGATACTCCAGCATCACTGTTTGAAGAGTTAGGAATCAAGTATTATGGACCCGTCGATGGACATGATATCAAAAAAATGGAAGAGTTTTTAGAATTCATTAAAGCTTATGATGAGAAGTCTGTAATACTGCATGTTGTTACCACCAAAGGCAAAGGTTTCGAAGAAACCGAGAAATCTCCCACCAAATATCATGGCGTATCCAAAAAAGAACTGAACAAAGTCTCTTACAGTAAAATTGTTGGGCATACGTTATCTCATTTAAAAGATTATGAGTTTTTAGCTTTTACGGGAGCCATGTCCGATGGGACTGGGCTAAATGTCCTTCAAGAAATATGCCCTGACAAGGTCATCGATATGGGTATCACCGAACCAAGTATAGTCACTACGGCGTCTGCTCTGTCTTTAGGTGGGGTCTTGCCGGTTGTTGATATTTACTCTACTTTCATGCAAAGAGCGTTTGATTCACTTATTCATGATGTAGCCTTACAAAAGATCCCAGTTCTATTTTTGTTGGATAGGGCCGGTTTGGTTGGAGAAGATGGTCCAACTCATCATGGGGTTTTTGATATAGCATATACGAGGTTAATTCCAAATGTTGAAATCTGGACGCCGTTGAACGCCCAAGATTTAGCTAATATGATTTACACTTCCGTAATAAAGGGTTTGAAAAAGCCTCGGTTTATTAGATTTCCAAGAGATGGAGAAACGATAGAAATACAAAATATACTCGACAATCTTCAAATAGTAGATGGTGAGTGGAAGTATCTAAAAATGGCCGATTCTAGGATATACGCCCTTGCCGTTGGAACTATCTCGCAAAATGTTTATGAAGCTCTTAAAGATTATGACGTTAATATAATCGGGGTACGAAGTGTCAAACCTTTAAATGAATACTTTTTGGAAATATTAGAACAAAGGGCTGAATATATTTTTGTTTATGAAGAGGGAAGTTTGAAAGGTGGTTTCAACGAAGAGATATTCAAACTGAGAAATAAAAAAATTTACCCATTTGGTGTGAAAGATGAGTTTGTTTCTCATGCAACAAGAGAAGAACAATTAGACGAATGCGATCTTTCTATAAAAGCGATAAAGGAAAACTTTGAAAAAATTATCTCCAAGGTTAAAACTCAATCATCTTATGAATAA
- a CDS encoding cell division FtsA domain-containing protein, with amino-acid sequence MLFGLDIGTRTLVGILAEYDEETESIIIKHFAEVEHENRAMLDGQIHDVNKVAKGVFKIKKTLEEESSINLSEVAIAIAGRFLISSIGSYSLDISTHGYLDSETIKKMELEAVKASTEKLNYSQEMYCVGYSILYYSLDNQWIKHLEGQRGNQAKVKVLAAYLPKNVVEAMMSVLDKVGLKPIHVTLEPIAATSLVVPEDLRNLNVAMVDVGAGTSDISISNKGVITGYGMVPLAGDEITDIISQQLLVDFKTAEMIKKQLSQSDEITYNDILDSPQIVRKEEVIKIITPIIDNITDKIAKEILNLNGKPPVAVMVVGGGGKVPTFTEKLASKLGLPKERVSLKTTKNLENIIFESKRMEGSEYITPLGIVNVALKKQGSVFNTIKINGRNVNMLIIGKDMNVLQALLQSGYSLDKLVGLPSPAIAFELNEKLQIKKGNMGEKAKITVNGVSADIHSPIKPGDHIEIEEPKNGKPVNLKLKDVIQPIEFYLNGEPKTAYPTVIKNGEKVESLEEEIKDGDKIFTSPPKIEDVFKEYNEKIFFTINNLPYEVPVGTIIMKDEEILDKDYQIKNRDLLKTKAVKLPKIKEFLDIETEKMKVFLNGKEVHLNKEEIIASYDGKIVDIEEEVSNGANYSIKKVKKDVQLIDVFSHLSINTEEIQSYEIYLNDQKVESFLQKIEPGANVRLLINDQRNRS; translated from the coding sequence ATGCTCTTTGGACTTGATATAGGTACAAGGACTCTTGTAGGGATATTAGCAGAATATGATGAAGAAACGGAAAGTATAATAATCAAGCATTTTGCAGAAGTTGAACACGAAAATAGAGCGATGCTTGACGGACAGATTCATGACGTCAACAAGGTTGCAAAAGGTGTTTTCAAAATAAAGAAAACACTGGAAGAGGAAAGTTCCATCAATCTTTCCGAAGTTGCCATCGCTATAGCTGGTAGGTTTCTAATCTCTTCAATTGGCTCATACAGCCTCGATATTTCAACTCATGGTTATTTAGATAGTGAAACAATCAAAAAGATGGAACTCGAAGCAGTCAAAGCATCTACAGAAAAATTAAACTACTCACAAGAAATGTACTGCGTAGGATACTCAATACTTTACTACAGTCTTGATAATCAATGGATTAAACATCTAGAAGGGCAAAGAGGTAATCAAGCAAAGGTAAAAGTTTTGGCAGCTTATCTACCAAAAAATGTTGTAGAAGCTATGATGTCTGTATTGGATAAAGTAGGATTAAAACCTATCCATGTCACATTGGAACCGATAGCCGCCACAAGTTTAGTTGTACCTGAGGACTTGAGAAACCTGAATGTTGCAATGGTGGATGTGGGAGCAGGAACAAGCGACATATCTATATCGAATAAAGGGGTAATAACCGGCTATGGAATGGTACCTCTAGCTGGAGATGAGATAACAGACATTATATCTCAACAACTATTGGTGGATTTCAAAACCGCTGAAATGATTAAAAAACAATTATCTCAAAGCGATGAAATTACCTACAACGATATCCTGGATAGTCCACAAATTGTAAGAAAAGAAGAAGTAATTAAGATAATAACCCCTATTATAGACAACATAACGGATAAAATAGCTAAAGAAATATTAAATCTAAACGGGAAACCTCCCGTTGCTGTGATGGTAGTAGGTGGAGGAGGGAAAGTACCAACTTTTACCGAAAAATTAGCCAGTAAACTTGGGCTTCCCAAAGAAAGGGTATCTCTGAAAACTACCAAAAACTTGGAGAATATAATTTTTGAATCAAAAAGGATGGAAGGTAGTGAATACATAACTCCTTTAGGTATAGTAAATGTCGCACTGAAAAAACAGGGTAGTGTATTCAATACCATCAAAATAAACGGAAGAAATGTAAATATGTTAATCATAGGTAAAGACATGAACGTCTTACAAGCGTTACTACAATCAGGTTATTCGCTAGACAAATTGGTTGGACTGCCCTCCCCTGCGATAGCTTTCGAACTGAACGAAAAATTACAGATAAAAAAGGGGAATATGGGCGAAAAGGCAAAAATAACAGTAAACGGCGTATCTGCGGATATACATTCTCCCATTAAACCAGGAGACCACATTGAAATAGAAGAACCCAAAAACGGCAAACCTGTCAATTTGAAATTGAAAGACGTAATTCAACCCATTGAATTTTACTTAAATGGAGAACCCAAAACTGCTTATCCCACTGTAATAAAAAACGGTGAAAAAGTAGAAAGTTTAGAAGAAGAGATCAAAGATGGAGATAAAATATTTACTTCACCTCCAAAAATAGAAGATGTATTTAAAGAGTACAACGAGAAAATTTTCTTCACAATAAATAACCTTCCATATGAAGTCCCAGTGGGGACTATTATCATGAAAGACGAAGAAATCTTAGATAAAGATTATCAAATAAAAAATAGAGATCTTCTAAAAACAAAAGCGGTAAAGCTCCCCAAGATAAAAGAATTCTTGGATATCGAAACCGAAAAGATGAAAGTATTTTTAAATGGGAAAGAGGTTCATTTAAACAAAGAAGAAATAATCGCATCCTATGATGGAAAAATAGTTGACATAGAAGAAGAAGTGAGCAATGGAGCTAATTATTCAATTAAAAAGGTAAAAAAGGATGTTCAATTAATAGATGTATTTTCTCATCTTTCCATAAACACTGAAGAAATTCAGTCTTATGAAATTTACTTAAATGACCAAAAAGTTGAAAGTTTTCTACAAAAGATCGAGCCAGGTGCGAATGTGAGGTTGCTAATCAATGATCAGAGGAATAGGAGTTGA
- a CDS encoding extracellular matrix/biofilm biosynthesis regulator RemA family protein — translation MFISVGKGVFVPTERIHSIVPDSFVQFGKIKKIYHGIDVVTQFGDANELENLPPPLTASVSLIDASYGKAVKSIIYMDSGQIVLSTLEAKKIIEKIKKGRR, via the coding sequence ATGTTTATATCGGTTGGGAAAGGTGTTTTTGTGCCTACTGAGAGGATTCATTCTATAGTTCCAGATTCCTTTGTTCAGTTTGGCAAAATAAAAAAGATTTATCATGGAATAGATGTAGTTACTCAGTTTGGAGATGCAAACGAGTTAGAAAATTTGCCTCCACCTTTAACTGCTTCTGTTAGTTTAATTGATGCTTCATATGGCAAAGCAGTTAAATCGATTATTTACATGGATAGCGGTCAAATAGTGTTATCTACACTTGAAGCCAAAAAAATTATAGAAAAGATCAAGAAAGGAAGGCGATAA
- the clpP gene encoding ATP-dependent Clp endopeptidase proteolytic subunit ClpP — translation MSIPMPVVIETEGRYERAYDIYSRLLKDRIVFLGTPINDDVANVIIAQLLFLESQDPDKDIFLYINSPGGSVTSGLGIYDTMQYVKPDISTICIGQAASMGAVLLAAGAKGKRYSLPYSRIMIHQPWGGAEGTAIDIQIHAREILRLKDDLNNILSKHTGQSLEKIEKDTERDFFMNAQEALNYGLIDKVITTKSEATAKENNEK, via the coding sequence ATGTCAATACCTATGCCGGTAGTTATAGAAACTGAAGGAAGATACGAAAGGGCTTATGATATCTATTCTAGATTGTTGAAAGATAGAATAGTTTTTTTAGGGACACCCATAAACGATGATGTGGCTAATGTAATAATTGCCCAATTACTCTTCCTAGAATCTCAGGATCCAGACAAAGATATATTTTTATACATAAACTCTCCAGGAGGTTCTGTAACCTCAGGATTAGGAATATACGATACGATGCAGTACGTAAAGCCAGATATTTCAACTATATGTATAGGTCAGGCTGCCTCAATGGGAGCGGTATTATTGGCTGCTGGTGCAAAAGGTAAAAGGTATTCTTTACCTTATTCAAGAATAATGATACATCAACCTTGGGGTGGCGCCGAAGGAACAGCGATCGATATACAAATACACGCTAGAGAAATTTTAAGATTAAAAGATGATCTAAACAACATACTTAGCAAACATACTGGACAATCTTTAGAAAAAATAGAAAAAGATACCGAGAGAGACTTTTTTATGAATGCACAAGAAGCTTTAAACTATGGTCTCATAGATAAAGTAATAACAACCAAGAGTGAAGCAACCGCTAAAGAAAACAACGAAAAATAA
- a CDS encoding endonuclease MutS2 has product MLEKTYKDLEIEKILNLISTYSHTDYGKGYFSKNVKMYKDLTELDREVNISRVFFDMAIKGTLKDLYGLSYIPSIIEKIGNKESVEGREFRKIGEFLQDGYAIHKHYNGINDLLTDKISDYKPLLELKDQIFKVFTPEGEIKDNASIELKRIRNGIDTVKRQLNIEFNKIKSKYIKYLSLDQPVERNGRLCIALKSESRNVIKGITVGRSDSGATLFVEPDTIIELNEKLTDLFSQEKNEINRILSNLTFELQKNKFKIEKNIEIIEYIDANIAKARYAKDMNAVFTLPHTTKKILLKELKHPLIPKEKIVPIDVELDKNGMIITGPNTGGKTVSLKSIGLAFFMAHSALPVLALKAEIPFIEEIYTDIGDQQDISQNLSTFSAHLLNLKNILESVSEKSLVLIDELGTGTDPIEGAALSKAILKYLLMKGPIIFATSHLSEIKTFSLEEEKLLAASMSFDIETLKPTYKLIVGVPGASHAIEIAERLGIDPKIIEESKINLNEEFSQSEKILSRLTSIHNEYEESLERIKKKEEEIDKTKKEYEEKLQKLKKKEIESLEPELYQLKEQIKNMRNQIQTVLKEIKQKKDQIDSQEISKKLKESENMASQLEEMRKALSQNQKGRKIEKSKIKVGMKVKASNNIQGTVKRITNSKITVQIDGSPIEITYSPTEIEPIINSDKEKSEEKRIYVKIDQKKSVKSELDIRGYTVNEAIPEIEKFISDLISSGIKEGRIIHGKGTGKLAMGIWDYLRKSSLIKDFKIARSEEGGTGATVIEV; this is encoded by the coding sequence ATTTTAGAAAAAACCTACAAGGATTTGGAAATCGAAAAAATATTAAATTTAATTTCAACCTATAGTCACACCGATTATGGGAAAGGTTATTTTTCAAAAAATGTAAAAATGTACAAAGATCTAACAGAATTAGACCGAGAAGTGAACATTTCTCGAGTTTTTTTTGATATGGCGATTAAAGGTACATTAAAAGATTTGTATGGTTTAAGTTATATCCCTTCGATAATTGAAAAGATCGGCAACAAAGAAAGTGTTGAAGGTAGAGAATTCAGAAAGATTGGAGAGTTTTTGCAAGACGGTTATGCCATCCACAAACATTACAACGGTATAAACGATCTACTCACTGATAAGATATCAGATTACAAACCTTTACTTGAGTTAAAAGATCAGATCTTTAAAGTTTTTACTCCTGAAGGAGAAATTAAAGATAACGCCTCAATCGAATTAAAAAGAATAAGAAACGGCATAGACACGGTAAAACGTCAATTAAATATAGAATTCAACAAGATAAAAAGTAAGTATATTAAATACCTTTCTTTAGATCAGCCTGTGGAAAGAAACGGAAGATTATGCATAGCGTTAAAGAGTGAAAGTAGAAATGTTATAAAAGGTATTACCGTTGGAAGATCCGATTCCGGTGCTACTTTGTTTGTAGAACCAGATACGATTATAGAACTGAACGAAAAGCTTACAGATTTATTCTCACAAGAGAAGAACGAAATCAATAGGATACTCTCAAATTTGACCTTTGAACTTCAAAAAAACAAATTTAAAATAGAAAAAAATATAGAAATAATAGAATATATAGATGCCAATATAGCGAAAGCCAGATACGCCAAAGATATGAATGCAGTATTCACTCTACCCCATACTACTAAAAAGATTCTTCTCAAAGAACTAAAACATCCATTAATACCAAAAGAAAAAATAGTCCCCATAGATGTAGAACTCGATAAAAACGGGATGATAATAACGGGCCCCAACACAGGGGGTAAAACGGTTTCTTTGAAATCAATTGGATTAGCTTTTTTTATGGCTCATTCTGCTTTACCAGTCTTAGCTTTAAAGGCTGAAATTCCTTTTATAGAAGAAATTTACACGGATATAGGAGACCAACAAGATATATCTCAAAACCTAAGCACTTTTTCTGCCCATTTGTTGAATTTAAAAAATATACTTGAAAGTGTTAGTGAAAAATCTCTTGTATTGATAGATGAATTAGGAACAGGAACCGATCCCATTGAAGGAGCTGCCTTAAGCAAAGCTATTTTGAAGTATCTGCTAATGAAAGGGCCCATAATATTTGCTACTTCACATCTGTCTGAGATCAAAACATTCTCTTTGGAAGAAGAAAAACTACTCGCCGCTTCTATGTCTTTTGACATTGAAACACTTAAACCTACATACAAACTAATTGTAGGCGTACCCGGAGCATCCCATGCCATTGAAATAGCCGAAAGATTGGGCATTGACCCTAAAATTATAGAAGAAAGTAAAATAAATCTCAACGAAGAATTTTCACAAAGTGAAAAAATACTAAGTAGATTAACTTCTATCCACAATGAATACGAAGAAAGTTTAGAAAGGATCAAGAAAAAAGAAGAAGAAATCGATAAAACGAAAAAGGAGTACGAAGAAAAACTACAAAAACTAAAGAAAAAAGAGATAGAAAGTCTTGAACCCGAGTTGTATCAACTTAAAGAACAGATAAAAAATATGAGAAACCAAATTCAAACCGTATTAAAAGAAATTAAGCAAAAAAAAGATCAAATCGATTCACAAGAAATCAGCAAAAAACTAAAAGAATCTGAAAATATGGCTTCACAACTTGAAGAGATGAGAAAAGCGTTATCTCAAAATCAAAAAGGGCGAAAAATCGAAAAGTCTAAGATAAAAGTTGGAATGAAAGTAAAAGCATCCAATAATATTCAGGGGACGGTAAAAAGGATTACAAACTCCAAGATAACCGTTCAGATTGATGGTTCTCCGATAGAGATAACTTATAGTCCAACGGAGATTGAGCCTATAATTAACTCAGATAAAGAAAAAAGTGAAGAAAAAAGGATTTACGTTAAAATAGATCAAAAGAAAAGTGTAAAATCCGAATTAGATATTAGAGGTTATACGGTAAATGAGGCTATACCCGAAATAGAAAAATTTATTTCGGATTTAATAAGTTCTGGAATAAAAGAGGGAAGGATAATACACGGAAAAGGAACTGGGAAACTAGCTATGGGGATTTGGGATTATTTAAGAAAATCATCTCTAATTAAAGATTTCAAAATCGCTCGAAGTGAAGAAGGGGGAACAGGGGCGACAGTAATAGAAGTTTAA
- a CDS encoding Asp23/Gls24 family envelope stress response protein: MPLNEENDFGEISISENVLKDLVFKSVEGYLKEQKVYNEKIQKDLQKSIKITINDDASVSISLKVPAKYGQNIVEFSKNIQKVIKDDLEKIAEVYVSNIDVSIENLVKPEELEEEYEEIEETEETEEETLENEESPESEKEDDEQKDKNE, encoded by the coding sequence ATGCCTTTGAACGAGGAAAATGATTTTGGAGAAATAAGCATTTCAGAAAATGTGTTAAAAGATTTAGTTTTCAAAAGTGTAGAAGGTTATCTGAAGGAACAAAAGGTGTATAACGAGAAAATTCAAAAAGATTTGCAAAAAAGTATAAAGATTACAATTAATGACGACGCCAGTGTTAGTATTTCGTTAAAAGTACCTGCTAAATACGGGCAAAACATCGTTGAATTTTCTAAAAATATTCAAAAAGTGATTAAAGACGATCTTGAAAAAATTGCGGAGGTTTATGTATCGAATATTGACGTATCCATCGAAAATCTTGTAAAACCAGAAGAGTTGGAAGAAGAATACGAAGAAATAGAAGAAACGGAAGAAACGGAAGAAGAAACCTTGGAAAATGAAGAATCCCCTGAAAGTGAAAAGGAGGATGACGAACAAAAGGACAAGAATGAATGA
- the nusB gene encoding transcription antitermination factor NusB, which yields MTNKRTRMNENIPKKRMMRKLIFESLFQLSIKDVKLDNILFTFEKLNEQAHLEESYYLEAKQYIEDIYKNKNEYDALINKYSEGWRVERIGNIEKTVMRIFIYELINKKDIPVKVILNESTELTKTYATQKAAAFVNGIMDKIARSQASIM from the coding sequence ATGACGAACAAAAGGACAAGAATGAATGAAAACATACCGAAAAAAAGGATGATGAGAAAGTTAATTTTTGAAAGTCTTTTCCAACTATCTATAAAGGATGTTAAATTAGACAACATATTATTCACTTTTGAAAAATTAAACGAACAGGCGCATCTAGAAGAAAGTTATTATTTGGAAGCTAAACAATACATTGAAGATATTTATAAAAATAAAAATGAGTATGATGCGTTGATCAACAAATACTCAGAGGGTTGGCGCGTAGAAAGAATAGGAAACATTGAAAAAACCGTAATGAGAATCTTTATCTACGAGCTAATTAACAAAAAAGATATACCCGTCAAAGTAATATTAAATGAATCAACGGAGTTAACCAAAACTTATGCGACTCAAAAAGCCGCAGCTTTTGTTAATGGAATTATGGATAAGATCGCACGTTCACAAGCATCGATTATGTAG
- the mutS gene encoding DNA mismatch repair protein MutS codes for MSDLTPMIKQYLKIKEEYKDSILLFRLGDFYETFFEDAKKVSEILQIVLTKRNGNPMAGIPYHALNNYLKRLLDAGYKVAICEQMEDPQSSKGIVDRKVTRILTPGTIIDEGMLEESNRFAALITKNGNLYKIAIFDFSTGDFYLDSFDFKEDELLDFISSFGLVQILLSKELEQLSKKIKNLTNEIYVEILDEWYFSNNFKDHLKETYEVLSLDHLDYDDDELKVADAVLKYLEVTQFSKIKHMRLPKRFKTKNYMFLDSNTIENLGILPTNSNKGKTLYDILKLTKTSMGNRKLREFILTPLTDKENIEERLNKVEHLVEDPLLLEELKEYLASVKDLERISSRISLMKATPKDLIALKDSLEVVPYIIESLTSNPGLSDFFDGVDVLKEAKEFIENTIIEEPAIAPGNGKVIKEGVSGELDEYRNLFNNLDGVLKDIEKREKEKTKISSLKVGRNKIYGFYIEVSKAQSSKVPDNYVRKQTLVNTERYTIKELEEVEQRLALSEEKIKVIEKDIYDKVLTHLSQYVDKIEKLSNKIAELDVFRSFAEVSRVYNYKRPTFVQNSKEIKIINSRHPVVERFVDEFTPNDLFLSEDKFYIILTGPNMSGKSTFIRQIGLISVMAQIGCFVPAEKAEIPIYDGIFTRIGARDDIVSGKSTFLVEMLEVSTILNKATDNSLVLLDEVGRGTSTLDGISVAWAISEYLFQVKRCNTIFATHYTELTYMSHIYEEVAAKRIKVLETMDGVIFLHKIEDGTSDNSYGIEIARLAGFPIEIIERSKEILSQLSNRVDLESRLKRIKNINKKKYESQENQLKMF; via the coding sequence ATGAGTGACTTAACTCCGATGATAAAGCAATATCTAAAGATAAAGGAAGAATATAAAGACTCTATTTTACTTTTTAGACTCGGAGATTTTTATGAAACCTTTTTTGAAGATGCCAAAAAAGTCAGTGAAATATTGCAAATTGTCTTAACGAAAAGAAATGGTAATCCTATGGCAGGAATTCCATACCATGCCTTAAACAACTATTTAAAAAGACTTTTAGATGCTGGGTATAAAGTAGCTATATGTGAACAGATGGAGGATCCTCAAAGTTCAAAAGGTATAGTCGATAGAAAAGTAACTAGAATACTGACGCCTGGTACCATCATAGACGAAGGAATGTTGGAAGAAAGTAACAGATTTGCCGCCTTGATTACCAAAAATGGGAATTTGTACAAAATAGCTATTTTTGATTTTTCAACCGGTGACTTCTATTTAGATTCATTTGACTTCAAAGAGGATGAACTATTGGACTTTATTTCCTCTTTTGGTTTGGTACAGATTTTGTTATCTAAAGAACTTGAACAACTATCAAAAAAGATAAAAAATTTAACCAACGAGATTTATGTAGAAATATTGGACGAATGGTACTTTTCAAACAATTTCAAAGATCATTTGAAAGAAACCTACGAAGTTTTAAGTCTTGATCATTTGGATTACGACGATGATGAATTAAAAGTAGCCGACGCTGTTTTAAAGTACTTAGAAGTCACACAATTTTCAAAGATTAAACATATGAGACTTCCAAAACGGTTTAAGACAAAAAACTACATGTTTTTAGATTCCAATACTATAGAAAATCTTGGTATTCTTCCCACCAATTCAAACAAGGGGAAAACTCTTTACGACATTCTAAAATTAACAAAAACCAGTATGGGGAATAGGAAATTGAGAGAATTCATCCTTACTCCTTTGACCGATAAAGAAAATATAGAAGAAAGGTTGAACAAAGTCGAACATTTAGTTGAAGATCCTCTTTTATTGGAAGAACTAAAAGAATATTTGGCATCTGTAAAAGATCTCGAAAGGATCTCTTCCAGGATTTCTTTGATGAAGGCAACCCCAAAAGACCTTATAGCCTTAAAGGATTCTTTGGAAGTGGTTCCCTATATAATTGAATCTTTAACTTCAAATCCAGGATTGTCTGATTTTTTTGATGGTGTAGATGTTCTTAAAGAAGCTAAAGAGTTTATCGAAAATACCATTATTGAAGAACCTGCTATTGCTCCTGGTAACGGGAAAGTAATTAAAGAAGGTGTTTCAGGAGAGTTAGATGAGTATAGGAACCTATTTAATAACTTAGATGGCGTTTTGAAAGATATTGAAAAGAGGGAGAAAGAAAAAACTAAGATTAGCAGTTTGAAAGTTGGAAGAAATAAGATCTATGGTTTCTATATAGAAGTTTCAAAAGCGCAGTCCTCCAAAGTTCCGGATAATTACGTTAGGAAACAAACGCTGGTTAATACGGAAAGGTACACTATAAAAGAATTAGAGGAAGTTGAACAACGCTTAGCATTATCAGAAGAGAAAATAAAGGTTATTGAAAAAGATATTTACGATAAGGTATTGACACATCTAAGCCAATACGTAGATAAAATAGAAAAACTATCCAATAAGATCGCTGAATTGGATGTGTTTAGGTCTTTTGCAGAGGTTAGTAGAGTTTACAATTACAAAAGGCCAACTTTTGTGCAAAACTCCAAAGAAATCAAAATAATCAACTCAAGACATCCAGTGGTGGAAAGATTTGTAGATGAATTTACTCCTAACGACTTATTTTTAAGCGAAGACAAATTTTATATAATTTTGACAGGTCCAAATATGAGTGGAAAATCAACTTTTATAAGACAAATAGGGCTTATAAGTGTGATGGCACAAATTGGTTGCTTTGTTCCCGCTGAGAAGGCTGAAATTCCCATTTATGATGGTATATTTACAAGAATCGGAGCAAGGGACGATATAGTTAGCGGAAAATCAACCTTTTTAGTCGAGATGCTAGAGGTTTCAACTATATTGAATAAAGCGACGGATAACAGTCTTGTCCTCCTTGATGAAGTGGGAAGAGGTACGAGTACGTTAGATGGTATTTCTGTTGCATGGGCAATCTCAGAATATTTATTTCAAGTTAAAAGATGCAATACAATCTTCGCTACCCATTATACTGAGTTGACTTATATGTCACATATATACGAAGAAGTTGCTGCAAAAAGGATAAAAGTTTTAGAAACTATGGATGGGGTTATATTTTTACACAAAATTGAAGATGGCACCAGTGACAACAGTTACGGTATAGAAATAGCAAGATTGGCAGGATTTCCCATAGAAATAATTGAAAGATCAAAAGAAATATTGTCTCAACTGTCAAATAGAGTTGACTTGGAAAGTAGGTTGAAGAGAATTAAAAATATTAACAAGAAAAAATATGAATCACAGGAAAATCAGTTAAAAATGTTTTAA